A single region of the Fusarium fujikuroi IMI 58289 draft genome, chromosome FFUJ_chr05 genome encodes:
- a CDS encoding related to quinate transport protein, with translation MAGGVKKPVNIFKLKDLGEPAGAFNWRLWFAVVSFALLGAARGIDEGLISGSFNSKDFQETIHYDSYSSVEQANIKANVSAMVQIGSVGGALIAFMICDRIGRIWATRVLCTLWAVGIVIFMIGGVNGNLGAIYAGRFICGLGVGQTPVVGPVYIAEIAPAAVRGLCSCMFTGAVYIGIVLAYFTNYGCHLNLPDDSHNQWLVPTSLHIMMSGIIFILSFFQSESPRYLVKEGRPDEAARVLGRLRQQPADGEYIVHQITEIQAALDHELEATKGVGFLGKIKELIFVPSNLYRLYMSSMVQFLSQWSGAGSITLYAPDLFKIMGIVGKQEGLLVTAVFGIVKLIAAVICALFLVDVIGRKRALLIGITLQTIAMIYVAAFLTKIPQLGVVEDFVLPESDKGASRGAIAMIYVSGFGWALGWNSMQYLLTAELFPLRIRALATSWAMTLHFANQYGNSRAVPNMLLSVSEGGISPKGTFWCFAAVTFVGGVWVWFSVPETSGRSLENMDELFALPWYKIGLHGNKNAEELDQARDEKHRYAEESHATGIELEHQRKQDA, from the exons atggctggagGCGTCAAGAAACccgtcaacatcttcaagctgaaggACTTGGGCGAACCAGCCGGCGCTTTCAACTGGCGTCTCTGGTTTGCCGTTGTGTCGTTTGCTCTGCTCGGTGCGGCGCGAGGTATTGACGAGGGTCTCATTTCTGGCTCATTCAACAGCAAGGACTTCCAGGAGACTATTCACTATGATTCTTACTCTTCCGTTGAGCAGGCTAATATCAAGGCCAATGTCTCTGCTATGGTTCAAATCGGTTCTGTTGGCGGTGCTCTGAT TGCTTTCATGATTTGTGATCGTATTGGTCGTATCTGGGCTACCCGTGTTCTTTGCACCCTCTGGGCTGTTGGTATTGTTATCTTCATGATCGGTGGTGTCAACGGAAACCTTGGTGCTATCTATGCTGGTCGCTTCATCTGTGGTCTTGGTGTCGGTCAGACTCCTGTCGTTGGACCTGTCTACATCGCTGAGATTGCCCCCGCTGCTGTCCGAGGTCTCTGCTCTTGCATGTTCACT GGCGCTGTTTACATCGGTATCGTTCTCGCTTACTTCACAAACTACGGCTGCCATCTCAACCTCCCCGATGACTCTCACAACCAATGGCTCGTCCCCACCAGTCTTCACATCATGATGTCcggcatcatcttcatcctcagcttcttccaatcCGAGTCCCCCCGATATCTCGTCAAGGAAGGCCGTCCCGACGAAGCCGCCCGTGTGCTGGGCCGTCTCCGACAGCAGCCCGCTGATGGAGAGTACATTGTTCACCAGATCACTGAGATCCAGGCTGCTCTTGACCATGAGCTCGAGGCTACCAAGGGTGTTGGCTTCCTTGGCAAGATTAAGGAGCTCATCTTTGTCCCCAGCAACCTGTACCGTCTCTACATGTCCTCTATGGTTCAGTTCCTCTCTCAGTGGTCCGGCGCTGGTTCCATCACCCTTTATGCTCCCGACCTGTTCAAGATCATGGGCATTGTTGGAAAGCAGGAGGGTCTTCTCGTCACCGCTGTCTTCGGTATTGTCAAGCTCATCGCCGCTGTTATCTGcgctctcttcctcgtcgatgTCATCGGCCGAAAGCGCGCTCTTCTCATCGGTATCACTCTTCAGACCATTGCCATGATCTACGTCGCTGCTTTCCTCACCAAGATCCCCCAGCTCGGTGTCGTCGAGGACTTTGTTCTCCCCGAGAGCGACAAGGGTGCTTCTCGTGGCGCTATCGCCATGATCTACGTCTCTGGTTTCGGTTGGGCTCTCGGCTGGAACTCTATGCAGTACCTCCTGACTGCCGAGCTGTTCCCTCTGCGCATCCGTGCCCTCGCTACATCTTGGGCTATGACTCTACACTTCGCTAACCAGTACGGAAACTCCCGCGCTGTTCCTAACATGCTTCTGTCTGTTTCCGAGGGTGGTATCTCCCCCAAGGGAACCTTCTGGTGCTTTGCCGCTGTCACCTTCGTCGGTGGTGTCTGGGTCTGGTTCTCCGTTCCCGAGACCAGTGGACGAAGCCTTGAGAACATGGATGAGCTCTTCGCGCTTCCCTGGTACAAGATTGGTCTTCACGGTAACAAGAACGCCGAGGAGCTTGACCAGGCTCGTGATGAGAAGCACCGATATGCTGAGGAGAGCCACGCCACTGGCATTGAGCTCGAGCACCAGCGAAAGCAGGATGCTTAA
- a CDS encoding related to bifunctional polynucleotide phosphatase/kinase: MPSSDIPKRKASDATVSPPPLKRKVQSGTTKTAVANFFTPASQKPKDPTVWSERSPNDDTPATLLVGRFDGIKEDRTIKRRKIAAFDLDSTLISTASGKKHASSGTDWKWWDNSVPAKLRELYQDGYRVVILSNQAGLTLHFDPKSKAPKATAQKRVSEFKQKCSAVLNSLNLPTCVYAATEHDIYRKPRTGMWKELCDDYDISESEIDLGNSVFVGDAGGRTAMLGKGPDGMAAAAKDFSCSDRNFAHNVGIRYQTPEEFFLGQKPRSFAREFDLSEHPFVDDAESGNSVVTFDRTNDKDIILFCGPPGAGKSTFYWKSLKPLGYERINQDQLKTRDKCVQAAREHLQAGESIAIDNTNADPETRTIWVELAKKFGISIRCVWFKTPLQVCEHNNAVRALNTTLNPESRQILPKMAFTGFASRFKPPQMKEGFQDITEVQFQFRGSQDEYKIWGRYWT; encoded by the exons ATGCCTTCGAGCGACATACCCAAGCGCAAAGCCTCCGATGCTACTGTTTCTCCGCCGCCCCTCAAGCGCAAAGTTCAGAGCGGCACGACCA AGACCGCTGTAGCAAACTTCTTTACTCCAGCGTCGCAGAAACCCAAGGATCCTACTGTCTGGTCTGAGCGAAGCCCCAATGACGATACCCCTGCGACTCTCCTGGTCGGCCGATTCGATGGAATCAAGGAAGATAGAACAataaagaggaggaagatagCGGCTTTTGATCTGGACTCGACACTCATCTCCACAGCCTCAGGCAAGAAACATGCAAGCAGCGGGACAGATTGGAAATGGTGGGACAACTCGGTCCCCGCCAAACTTCGAGAGCTGTATCAAGATGGATATCGAGTCGTCATCTTGTCGAACCAGGCAGGGTTGACGCTACACTTCGATCCCAAGTCCAAAGCACCCAAAGCCACTGCGCAGAAACGAGTTTCCGAATTTAAACAGAAATGCAGCGCCGTCCTCAATAGTTTGAACCTTCCGACATGTGTCTACGCGGCGACCGAGCACGATATATATCGAAAACCGAGAACAGGCATGTGGAAGGAGCTCTGCGACGACTACGACATCTCGGAATCCGAGATAGATCTGGGGAATAGCGTATTTGTCGGGGATGCAGGGGGTCGCACCGCAATGTTGGGGAAAGGTCCAGACGGCATGGCGGCCGCAGCTAAAGACTTTAGCTGTTCGGACAGAAACTTTGCGCACAACGTCGGAATACGATACCAGACGCCGGAGGAGTTCTTTCTCGGCCAGAAGCCTCGGAGTTTCGCTCGTGAATTCGACTTGTCCGAGCATCCCTTCGTCGACGATGCTGAATCGGGGAACTCCGTGGTGACCTTTGACAGGACTAACGACAAGGACATCATCTTATTCTGTGGGCCACCCGGGGCTGGCAAATCCACGTTTTACTGGAAATCCCTCAAGCCTCTGGGGTACGAGCGCATCAACCAGGACCAGCTCAAGACACGCGACAAGTGCGTGCAGGCGGCGAGGGAGCATCTCCAAGCGGGTGAATCCATTGCCATAG ATAATACCAATGCCGATCCAGAGACCAGGACTATTTGGGTAGAGCTTGCCAAGAAATTCGGCATCTCTATCCGTTGTGTGTGGTTCAAAACTCCTCTCCAAGTCTGCGAACACAACAATGCTGTGCGGGCGCTAAACACGACATTGAATCCCGAGTCAAGACAGATCTTACCCAAGATGGCGTTTACAGGTTTCGCGAGCAGGTTCAAACCGCCACAGATGAAGGAGGGTTTCCAGGACATCACGGAGGTGCAGTTCCAGTTCCGTGGTTCTCAGGACGAGTACAAGATTTGGGGTCGATACTGGACGTGA